From one Paenibacillus terrae HPL-003 genomic stretch:
- a CDS encoding ATPase, T2SS/T4P/T4SS family — MLSAQMINGLILTCIVLLCIILVIVKYRGSLRLRHSTIRVAPESEDATLEALMEYIKNALHELSHSQMADAGLHEEEYRRRIHQRAELRRALKDCANGSSGDKRFVKNLMAELLINGYGLNEKIIDSVMPFSRPELFSVQDQFEIVFYQYQQKFGVDALSRLLDTYDLAEMRYSQQGEEDGSYHITAEDIRYIYDCEHRPLSFLEKVDIIVQRIYQHYKGFSVIDDIRDQRIDGVSGGVSGVPEGGIPVSADWPSDHYTFEQTSEPVANGYESVWIFYKGKTIHLSFLSFGSERELKRVCQNIYKYNYPGQLSEANGYKVNEMKDGSRVVVVRPPFSESWAFFVRKFDIQSASLEQLIKGENAEFPIQLLSYLMKGSRITAITGAQGSGKTTLLMAMVKHIYASYTLRVQEMAFELHLRSIYSRRNILTFRETDHISGQQGLDLQKKTDGTVNILGEVASDEVAAWMIQMSQVASLFTIFTHHAKTFRDLVFSLRNSLLKTGVFQHEGIAEEQVVQVINFDVHLKRDAEGRRYIERITECVPHDSDHTDSGSNSASSYSYRHVMEYRNGRYMAMEPLTVKSAEEMCEQMNVKDAGDFRIFLTRYWEEAYES, encoded by the coding sequence ATGCTGTCCGCTCAAATGATCAACGGGCTAATCCTTACCTGCATCGTTCTGTTGTGTATCATACTGGTTATCGTTAAATACCGAGGGAGCCTTCGCTTGCGGCATTCAACTATTCGAGTAGCTCCAGAGAGTGAAGATGCTACATTGGAGGCACTGATGGAGTATATCAAAAATGCGCTGCACGAGCTAAGTCATAGTCAGATGGCGGATGCCGGATTACATGAAGAGGAGTACAGGCGGCGTATCCATCAAAGGGCTGAACTCCGCAGGGCGTTAAAGGACTGTGCCAATGGCAGTAGTGGAGACAAACGTTTTGTTAAAAACCTGATGGCTGAGCTGCTGATTAACGGTTACGGCTTGAACGAAAAGATCATCGATAGCGTTATGCCATTCTCCAGACCGGAGCTGTTTAGCGTACAGGATCAATTCGAAATTGTATTTTACCAATATCAGCAAAAGTTTGGTGTTGATGCTCTTTCACGCTTACTTGATACTTATGATTTGGCGGAAATGAGGTATTCACAGCAAGGTGAAGAGGATGGAAGCTATCATATCACGGCGGAGGATATTCGCTATATCTATGATTGTGAGCATCGTCCTCTCTCCTTTCTGGAGAAGGTAGATATTATTGTACAGCGGATTTATCAGCACTATAAAGGCTTTTCCGTCATTGATGATATTCGTGACCAGCGGATCGACGGTGTCAGTGGGGGCGTTAGCGGTGTACCGGAAGGCGGAATACCTGTATCGGCGGATTGGCCTTCTGATCACTATACATTCGAACAAACATCTGAACCAGTAGCAAATGGCTATGAGAGTGTGTGGATTTTTTATAAAGGCAAGACCATTCACCTTTCGTTCCTTTCCTTCGGTTCAGAGCGGGAGCTTAAAAGGGTGTGCCAAAATATTTACAAATACAACTACCCGGGACAGCTCTCCGAAGCAAATGGTTATAAGGTGAACGAAATGAAGGATGGGTCACGGGTTGTTGTGGTACGACCTCCTTTTTCAGAATCGTGGGCTTTCTTTGTCCGTAAATTCGATATTCAAAGCGCATCGCTCGAGCAATTGATTAAGGGAGAAAATGCTGAATTTCCGATACAGTTACTTTCTTATTTAATGAAAGGCAGCCGGATCACAGCAATCACCGGGGCGCAAGGCTCAGGTAAAACGACGCTGCTGATGGCGATGGTCAAGCATATTTATGCTTCGTATACGCTTCGTGTGCAGGAAATGGCCTTTGAGCTGCATCTGCGCAGCATTTACAGCCGCCGCAATATTCTGACCTTTAGGGAAACGGATCATATTTCAGGACAACAAGGGCTCGATTTGCAGAAAAAGACAGATGGAACCGTCAATATCCTTGGTGAAGTAGCGAGTGATGAGGTAGCCGCATGGATGATTCAAATGTCGCAGGTTGCCAGTCTGTTCACCATTTTTACCCATCATGCCAAAACCTTTCGTGATCTTGTGTTTTCCCTTCGTAATTCACTGCTCAAAACAGGAGTGTTCCAGCATGAAGGTATTGCTGAGGAACAGGTCGTTCAGGTCATTAACTTTGATGTGCATCTCAAGCGTGATGCTGAGGGACGGCGATATATTGAACGGATTACGGAATGTGTACCGCACGACTCCGATCATACAGATTCAGGCTCCAACTCTGCGTCGAGTTATAGCTATCGTCATGTTATGGAATATCGAAATGGGAGATATATGGCGATGGAGCCTCTAACAGTCAAAAGCGCAGAAGAAATGTGTGAGCAGATGAACGTCAAGGATGCCGGAGATTTTCGCATATTCCTAACTCGCTATTGGGAGGAAGCCTATGAGTCTTAA
- a CDS encoding ABC-F family ATP-binding cassette domain-containing protein, whose protein sequence is MSLLTVENVSHNFGDRALFKNVSFRLLGGERVGLVGANGVGKSTLMNILTGKLLKDEGKVEWTPRVRYGYLDQHTKLTPGKTVRDVLKDAFLPLLELEKEMMQITDKMREASPEELEVLLEQMGEIQEQLDMGDFYLIDVKVEEMANGLGLSAIGLERDVSALSGGQRTKVLLAKLLLEKPNVLLLDEPTNYLDVEHIEWLTRYLKDYPYAFILISHDTEFMNQVVNVIYHLEFAKLTRYSANYEKFLEMADLNKSQHIEAYEKQQDFIKKQEDFIQRNKARASTSGRAKSREKQLDRIERIDKPEEAAKPTFQFKEARASGKTVFEGIDFEIGYTHALLPKMSMTIERGDKIAIVGYNGVGKSTLLKTILGKIPPISGKTYQGDFLQTAYFEQEVRAEKVTPIEDVWNEFPHLNQHEVRAHLARCGLKNEHITRPLSALSGGEQAKVRLCKLLMRESNWVLFDEPTNHLDIKAKDELKRALKEYKGTVLLVSHEPDFYEDWVTKTWNVEEWTSKVN, encoded by the coding sequence ATGAGTTTATTGACTGTAGAAAATGTATCCCATAACTTTGGGGACCGCGCATTGTTTAAAAATGTATCCTTTCGGTTGCTCGGAGGGGAACGTGTAGGTTTGGTGGGAGCCAATGGTGTTGGTAAATCGACACTGATGAACATCCTGACCGGAAAATTGCTTAAGGATGAAGGCAAAGTGGAATGGACTCCACGTGTACGTTATGGGTATTTGGATCAGCACACCAAGCTGACACCTGGTAAAACGGTGCGGGATGTACTGAAGGACGCTTTTCTCCCATTGTTGGAATTGGAAAAGGAAATGATGCAGATCACTGACAAGATGAGGGAAGCTTCTCCTGAAGAACTGGAAGTGTTGCTGGAACAGATGGGTGAAATTCAGGAACAACTGGATATGGGGGATTTTTACCTCATCGATGTGAAGGTTGAAGAAATGGCGAATGGATTGGGCCTTTCCGCGATAGGACTGGAGCGGGATGTTTCCGCACTTAGTGGTGGACAACGGACGAAGGTCCTTCTTGCCAAGCTGCTATTGGAAAAGCCGAATGTGTTGCTGCTGGATGAGCCTACCAACTATTTGGATGTAGAGCATATTGAATGGCTTACACGTTATCTGAAGGATTATCCATATGCGTTTATTCTTATTTCTCATGATACTGAGTTTATGAATCAGGTCGTTAATGTCATCTATCATCTTGAATTTGCCAAGCTGACCCGTTATTCAGCCAACTATGAAAAGTTCCTTGAAATGGCGGACCTGAACAAAAGCCAGCATATTGAAGCTTATGAGAAGCAGCAGGATTTTATTAAGAAACAGGAAGATTTCATTCAACGCAATAAGGCTCGCGCCTCTACGTCAGGCCGGGCGAAGAGCCGTGAGAAGCAGCTTGATCGAATCGAGCGCATTGATAAACCGGAAGAAGCGGCTAAGCCAACATTCCAATTTAAAGAAGCACGTGCAAGTGGGAAAACGGTATTTGAGGGTATTGATTTTGAAATTGGCTACACCCATGCTCTGTTGCCTAAAATGTCCATGACGATTGAACGTGGCGATAAAATCGCGATTGTGGGCTACAATGGTGTCGGTAAATCGACATTGCTCAAAACCATTCTGGGAAAAATTCCGCCGATCAGCGGCAAGACCTATCAAGGGGATTTCTTGCAGACAGCTTATTTTGAACAAGAAGTACGCGCAGAGAAAGTTACACCGATTGAGGATGTGTGGAATGAATTTCCACACTTGAATCAGCATGAAGTACGAGCGCATTTGGCGCGTTGCGGTTTGAAAAATGAGCATATCACCCGTCCGCTATCCGCGCTCAGTGGTGGTGAGCAGGCCAAAGTCCGCCTATGCAAACTGCTAATGCGGGAAAGCAACTGGGTGCTTTTCGATGAGCCTACCAATCACTTGGACATCAAAGCGAAGGATGAGCTGAAACGTGCCTTGAAGGAATATAAAGGAACGGTGCTGCTCGTATCTCACGAACCGGACTTTTATGAGGATTGGGTAACCAAAACGTGGAATGTGGAAGAATGGACAAGTAAAGTCAACTAA
- a CDS encoding DUF561 domain-containing protein — protein sequence MEGDSDAYAHTAQVAAAIHPYVHYIHVRLKQKGALELLALTRSMVNLGVPLQKIAVNDRVDVALLTSVGAIQLPANGLPVAAVKSLLSEGTRCGVSVHSLEEAQAAEWAGAHYVLYGHVYETHCKPGVTPRGIAQLKRISRLVSIPVIALGGIQPRHIPELYTAGASGIAVRSGIWEAESPVAAVMAYRRMADRVAHRLHW from the coding sequence ATGGAAGGCGATTCCGATGCATATGCACATACTGCCCAAGTGGCTGCTGCTATTCATCCGTATGTTCATTATATACACGTACGCTTGAAGCAGAAGGGCGCATTAGAATTGCTTGCTTTGACCCGCAGTATGGTAAATCTGGGAGTTCCTTTACAGAAAATTGCAGTAAATGATCGTGTGGATGTTGCTTTGCTTACCTCCGTTGGAGCTATCCAGCTACCGGCTAACGGATTACCTGTTGCGGCAGTCAAAAGTTTACTTTCAGAAGGTACGCGCTGCGGGGTGTCAGTGCACTCTTTGGAGGAGGCACAGGCTGCCGAATGGGCAGGAGCGCATTATGTACTCTATGGTCATGTGTATGAGACTCATTGTAAGCCTGGTGTTACTCCGCGAGGTATAGCACAGCTTAAGCGCATAAGCAGGTTGGTGAGCATCCCTGTGATTGCTCTAGGCGGCATACAACCACGCCATATTCCCGAGCTGTATACTGCGGGTGCAAGCGGAATTGCGGTGAGGTCCGGCATCTGGGAGGCTGAGTCCCCTGTTGCGGCTGTGATGGCGTACAGGCGAATGGCAGATCGGGTAGCTCACAGACTGCACTG